From the genome of Marixanthomonas ophiurae, one region includes:
- a CDS encoding S41 family peptidase, protein MKKKIFIPIIAVVIMFTTVSFKSDFFEIAKQIEIFTTLYKELNMNYVDEVTPATLMDKAITGMLEDLDPYTVYWNEQDVEDGRIQNSGTYTGIGASVKTTKDKITIIEPFQNYPADKAGLKAGDELIKIGTTPVAGFDGDAGELLKGSKGSSVEITYKRQGKTQTTTLKREKVGIKAVPFYKLLDDNIGYIVLSKFNRKTTIETKSALEDLKLQGADKLILDLRGNPGGLLNEAINVVNLFVDKGEVITTTKSVIEKYNKVYKTQFNPVDTEIPVVVLVNGRSASASEIVSGGLQDLDRAVVVGARSFGKGLVQRPKKLTYGTQLKVTIARYYTPSGRCIQALDYWHRDENGDPLRVDTEEYNEFKTKGGRTVYDGGGIMPDVEVETAKFSPITTALLKDMAIFDYATQYYYSHQLEDYNTFEFTDADFQDFVTYLTKNGFEYETETEKEFAEALRRAEDDDLKDEIQQGYNQLMTSIDKAKEKALVAKKAEIKSLLSDEILKRYFYRDGMYNYHSNHNPEILEAVSVLSDGNRYEKILK, encoded by the coding sequence ATGAAAAAGAAAATATTTATTCCAATAATCGCCGTGGTTATCATGTTTACAACGGTGAGTTTTAAAAGCGATTTCTTTGAAATTGCCAAACAAATAGAAATATTCACCACGCTCTACAAAGAACTCAATATGAACTATGTGGACGAGGTAACGCCCGCTACGTTAATGGATAAAGCCATCACCGGCATGCTGGAAGACTTGGATCCCTACACCGTATATTGGAACGAACAAGATGTAGAAGATGGGCGCATACAAAATTCGGGTACCTACACCGGGATAGGAGCTTCGGTTAAAACCACAAAAGATAAAATAACCATTATAGAACCTTTTCAAAATTATCCAGCCGACAAAGCTGGGTTAAAAGCAGGGGACGAACTCATTAAAATCGGTACGACGCCGGTGGCAGGTTTTGATGGGGATGCTGGAGAGCTGCTAAAAGGCTCGAAAGGCAGTTCGGTTGAAATCACTTATAAACGTCAAGGTAAAACACAGACTACAACACTTAAACGTGAAAAGGTTGGGATAAAAGCCGTTCCATTTTATAAATTATTGGACGATAATATTGGGTATATCGTGTTGAGTAAATTCAATCGAAAAACAACTATTGAAACAAAATCTGCTTTGGAAGATTTAAAACTACAAGGCGCCGATAAATTAATTTTAGACCTGCGCGGAAACCCTGGCGGACTCTTAAATGAAGCGATAAACGTAGTTAATTTATTTGTTGATAAAGGTGAAGTGATCACCACGACAAAATCGGTGATTGAAAAATACAACAAAGTCTATAAAACCCAATTTAATCCGGTAGATACAGAGATTCCGGTAGTCGTGTTGGTCAATGGTCGTAGTGCATCGGCTAGTGAGATTGTTTCAGGAGGTTTGCAAGACTTAGATCGCGCGGTAGTAGTTGGTGCGCGTAGTTTCGGAAAAGGTCTTGTACAACGCCCTAAAAAGCTAACCTATGGAACCCAACTAAAAGTAACTATTGCACGGTATTATACGCCAAGCGGCCGCTGTATTCAAGCATTGGATTATTGGCATCGTGATGAAAATGGCGACCCACTTCGGGTAGATACCGAAGAATACAATGAGTTTAAAACCAAAGGCGGTAGAACGGTTTATGACGGCGGTGGTATTATGCCCGATGTGGAAGTGGAAACGGCAAAATTCAGTCCTATTACGACGGCTTTGCTAAAAGATATGGCGATTTTTGATTATGCCACGCAGTATTATTATTCACATCAATTAGAAGATTATAATACGTTTGAATTTACCGATGCTGATTTTCAAGATTTCGTGACCTACTTAACTAAAAACGGTTTTGAATACGAAACCGAAACTGAAAAAGAATTTGCTGAAGCACTCCGTAGAGCGGAAGATGATGACCTAAAAGATGAAATACAGCAAGGGTATAACCAATTAATGACTTCCATAGATAAAGCCAAGGAAAAAGCGTTGGTCGCTAAAAAAGCAGAGATTAAATCATTGCTAAGCGACGAAATTTTAAAGCGTTATTTTTACAGGGACGGTATGTATAACTATCATTCTAACCATAATCCTGAGATTTTGGAAGCTGTTTCGGTACTTAGTGATGGAAATAGATATGAGAAGATTTTAAAATAG
- a CDS encoding DUF4349 domain-containing protein → MKTISLFLFSFILACSNGGNSNAISAPPSPAGEVLEDQAYSEESMVQQKRTVTQEQEQKIIKTARLAFETPSPEETHQKILKLTSQYEGFVANDNSGKSYNRIFRNMTVRVPTKNFQAFINSVSEGVEYFDQRDISRQDVTEEFVDLQARLKAKRKLEDRYLELLSKAKNVKEMLEIERELSNIREEIEAKEGRLKYLQNRVSVSTINLEFYKYTAESGVTVSYGQKIKNALQGGWNGVSVFFLGLLYLWPLFIVVIIVLLVVRWLVRRNRKK, encoded by the coding sequence ATGAAAACAATTAGCTTATTCTTATTTTCGTTTATTCTCGCATGTTCAAATGGGGGGAACTCTAATGCTATTTCTGCTCCGCCTTCTCCTGCTGGTGAAGTACTAGAAGACCAAGCGTATTCTGAAGAAAGTATGGTTCAGCAAAAGAGAACGGTTACTCAAGAGCAAGAGCAGAAAATCATTAAAACCGCCCGGCTCGCTTTTGAAACCCCATCACCCGAGGAAACCCACCAAAAAATACTCAAACTAACGTCTCAATACGAAGGATTTGTAGCCAATGACAATTCCGGGAAAAGCTACAACCGTATTTTTAGGAATATGACGGTTCGCGTGCCCACCAAAAACTTTCAAGCGTTTATCAATTCGGTTTCAGAAGGGGTGGAGTATTTCGATCAGCGGGATATTTCGCGCCAAGACGTAACCGAAGAGTTTGTCGATCTACAAGCGCGTTTAAAAGCCAAACGTAAGTTGGAAGACCGTTATTTAGAACTCCTTTCCAAAGCGAAAAACGTCAAGGAAATGCTCGAAATTGAACGCGAACTTTCCAATATCCGTGAAGAGATTGAAGCCAAAGAAGGCCGCTTAAAATACCTTCAAAACAGGGTATCGGTTAGTACCATCAACTTAGAGTTTTACAAATACACTGCCGAAAGTGGCGTAACCGTTTCTTACGGACAAAAAATTAAAAACGCTCTACAAGGCGGTTGGAATGGCGTTTCGGTGTTCTTTTTAGGGTTGTTATACCTCTGGCCATTGTTTATTGTAGTTATTATTGTGCTGTTGGTGGTGCGTTGGTTGGTTAGGAGGAATAGGAAGAAATAA
- a CDS encoding ribonuclease P protein component: MSQNFPKTEKLKSRKMIARLFSEGKSYKKYPVKVFFVEVEDAETNQATFAVPKRNFKLAVSRNHIKRKLREAYRLNKGAYIEKSGKKFALLFLYLGREKPTYEAVEASVISLLKKLKDENN, from the coding sequence ATGAGTCAAAATTTTCCTAAAACTGAAAAACTAAAAAGCCGAAAAATGATAGCCCGGCTTTTTTCTGAAGGGAAATCCTATAAAAAATATCCCGTAAAAGTGTTTTTTGTTGAAGTGGAAGATGCTGAAACCAATCAAGCCACCTTCGCCGTTCCCAAACGAAATTTTAAGTTGGCCGTAAGCCGAAACCATATAAAAAGAAAGCTTCGCGAAGCCTATAGACTCAACAAAGGAGCGTATATAGAAAAAAGCGGCAAGAAATTTGCGCTGTTGTTTTTGTATCTTGGAAGGGAAAAACCAACCTACGAAGCTGTTGAAGCTTCGGTTATTTCACTTCTTAAAAAACTAAAAGATGAAAACAATTAG